Proteins encoded in a region of the Triticum dicoccoides isolate Atlit2015 ecotype Zavitan chromosome 3A, WEW_v2.0, whole genome shotgun sequence genome:
- the LOC119269377 gene encoding probable glycerol-3-phosphate acyltransferase 3, whose protein sequence is MAKKKLPQRLFSTLLSLIFQGRPWLSSSKGGSTAAAFPSTPLQRQHPPMANDRLAAARTLVVDVDGGLLRSSPSGLFPYFMLVALEAGGFLRGAVLLLLYPLLCCVGIGGVLALRVMAMAAFCGLRESRFRAGRAVLPKWFMEDVAAEAFEAIRGAKRRVCVTNMPRVMVEGFLREYLGADVVVGRRMKVLCGFYTGLMEEEEVALEKKKIMLESDAVGLSGSLEFLQHPLSRCCKEVYHVTQEDKAGWQALPRAKYPKAMVFHDGRLALRPTAGSTLAMFMWLPIGAALGAARLAVALTMPYRYSTPILAATGMSWRLKGERPGPPPGHGRGRGQLFVCNHRTLIDPVYVSVALDRQVRAVSYSLSRLSELISPIGRTVRLTRDRDSDGRAMARLLDRGDLVVVCPEGTTCREPYLLRFSPLFAELSDDVVPVGIAVETSMFYATTAGGFKCLDPLYYMVNPRMCYTVQFLERVRTTAAMGREVPSTDLANLVQRKMGEALGYGCTMLTRKDKYLMLAGNDGVVRASDKCSAPPGGRIAH, encoded by the exons ATGGCCAAGAAGAAGCTGCCGCAGAGGCTCTTCTCCACCTTGCTCTCGCTCATCTTCCAAGGGAGGCCATGGCTCTCGAGCAGCAAGGGCGGTAGCACCGCCGCCGCGTTCCCGTCCACGCCGCTGCAGCGACAGCACCCTCCCATGGCGAATGACAGGCTCGCCGCCGCGCGGACCCTCGTCGTCGACGTCGACGGCGGCCTCCTCCGCTCGTCACCCTCCGGCCTCTTCCCCTACTTCATGCTCGTGGCGCTGGAGGCGGGAGGGTTCCTGCGAGGCGCCGTGCTCCTCCTCCTCTACCCTCTGCTCTGCTGCGTgggcatcggcggcgtcctggcgcTGAGGGTCATGGCCATGGCGGCCTTCTGCGGCCTCCGGGAGAGCCGGTTCCGCGCCGGCCGCGCCGTGTTGCCAAAGTGGTTCATGGAGGACGTGGCCGCGGAAGCATTCGAGGCGATAAGAGGCGCCAAGAGGAGGGTCTGCGTGACGAATATGCCGAGGGTGATGGTGGAGGGGTTCCTGAGGGAATATCTCGGGGCGGACGTGGTAGTGGGGAGGCGGATGAAGGTGCTCTGTGGGTTCTACACCGGTCtcatggaggaggaagaggtggcgttgGAGAAGAAGAAGATCATGCTGGAGAGTGATGCTGTGGGCCTCTCTGGCTCCTTGGAGTTTCTCCAACATCCTCTCTCACGTTGTTGCAAG GAGGTCTACCACGTGACGCAGGAGGACAAGGCCGGGTGGCAAGCGCTGCCAAGGGCCAAGTACCCGAAGGCCATGGTGTTCCACGACGGCCGGCTCGCGCTCCGGCCAACCGCCGGCAGCACGCTCGCCATGTTCATGTGGCTCCCTATCGGCGCCGCCCTGGGTGCCGCCCGTCTCGCCGTCGCGCTCACCATGCCGTACAGGTACTCCACGCCCATCCTGGCGGCCACCGGCATGTCGTGGCGGCTCAAGGGGGAGCGGCCGGGTCCCCCGCCCGGCCACGGCCGCGGCCGCGGGCAGCTGTTCGTGTGCAACCACCGCACGCTCATCGACCCGGTGTACGTCTCGGTGGCGCTGGACCGGCAGGTGCGCGCCGTGTCCTACAGCCTCAGCCGGCTGTCGGAGCTCATCTCGCCGATCGGCCGCACCGTGCGGCTGACGCGCGACCGCGACAGCGACGGCCGCGCCATGGCGCGCCTCCTGGACCGCGGCGACCTCGTCGTCGTCTGCCCCGAGGGCACCACCTGCCGCGAGCCCTACCTGCTGCGGTTCAGCCCGCTGTTCGCCGAGCTCAGCGACGACGTTGTCCCGGTCGGCATCGCCGTCGAGACGTCCATGTTCTACGCGACGACGGCGGGCGGGTTCAAGTGCCTCGACCCGCTCTACTACATGGTGAACCCGAGGATGTGCTACACGGTGCAGTTCCTGGAGCGGGTGCGCACCACGGCGGCGATGGGGAGGGAGGTGCCCAGCACCGACTTGGCCAACCTCGTGCAGAGGAAGATGGGGGAGGCGCTCGGCTACGGATGCACCATGCTCACAAGGAAGGACAAGTACCTCATGCTCGCCGGCAACGATGGCGTCGTCAGAGCCAGCGACAAATGCTCTGCTCCTCCCGGAGGGAGAATAGCTCATTAG